The nucleotide sequence CTTACAAGGACGGGCGAACGCATTCCAAACTTCGTAGCAGAGACCGCTGTAGGTCACCGTCTTGGGGTCCCGCTGGAAAAAGATTGAGTAGAAGTAGTCGAAGGCGACTTTGGCGCTCTCGACGAACTTTTTTGTTGGACTGGTCGGGCTCCAGTGTCCCATTCAGAGTGGCGCCGAGAAAGATCCTGGCCATCGACTCGAACGCTGTGGTGCTGATGTGTGGGCTCGCATCTCTCCACCATTGGTGTCGTCTGAGCACGCGGGTTTGAGGGCCTGACAAGCAGATAAGAGAGCAAGGAGATCTGTTGCGAGGATTGGATGCATCTTGGCGactcttgttgttgtcgaaATAGCGAAGGTACAAAGTGATACTTTCATATGGACTTCCAGTTAGACACCAATGATGTTCAGTTGAATACTTCGGAAACAGAGGTTTGAGGATGATTGGACTGGCTTGATTCTCTACCCCTCTGGCTACCTAAACACAATTCCCAGGTGATCATTGATCTTTTCGGTATCTGTGACAGCCCAGGATTACCTCCACTTTGTGCCTTACAATTCAGCTACAGGCCGCCATGCAAATCCACACCAGATATCGATGTAGTATTCCGCATCTTGTACATGTCCAACAATGCCTAAGGATGGCAGATCTTGATCTCGGCCCTGAGGACCGAGCCATCCTTGGCAGCAATCCTTGCAGTGAAACTGCCTCCCACCTCCCGGTGCTCCTCAACTGCCATCTCGATCTCTGACAGATAAAGTCGCTTGCCGTTGTGGTTTGCCTTTGAACCAACAGGTGGTTGTGTACATTCCCGCttagggggaggggatcGTCAAGCATCGAAGTGTCAGGCGCCAGTCTCTTTTTCCCGGTGGTAGGAGCCTGAAAGATGGGAGCCGTGAAGGGATTGGGCATTGACGTTTTACTCTCAAGACCTTGGCGTCATTCATGGTACATTTTGTACTCCTCGGACCATCCTGTTTTGTCCAGCTTGAACGCGCCCTCTACGGCCAGATCCCCGAATGAAATAGGAAGCTTAGCGCCCGCCTAGACGAATGTTAACCGGATTGCTCACGAAGGCTGCGGTGCAACAAAGGAGACATACACTCCCAGTAGATGATCTTCCCGACCTCCAGTAAAACCATTCATATGAAAGTCTGTCTGGTACGGTCGGAGTAGGCTTGGTATTGTAGAGAGCTCGTCGCGTACGGTCTTGGCGGCTACAGTGTAGAGccgaagctgctgctgtggatCAAGTCCAAACCTATGAACGGTTGTTTGAAAAGCAGATGTCAATAGGTGGTTTTTTATTGGTGGTGTGCCTTTCTTCTTGTCTAGTCCGTTAGAAATTGCTCCTTCCTCGGCATCACTTGAGAACTGTTCCCCTTTGAGAGTCTGGGCTGCTCCAGAAATTCATTTGATTGATCCCAACGCAAATGGCAGCCCACCAAACTCACAACTACGACTATCTTTTACGCGTTCCCATTTCAGACGATATCTCTTACTGAAAGCTACGGAGCATGTATCTCAGGCTACCTAGAGTCAGACCCATGCTACATCGATATCAGACGAAGCGGTGTGCGATATCGCCATCAGTTACATTGGCACTGCTTGTTTTCCCTTTACCTGTTCGAACATCTCGTGATAGCGGGGCTCTAGGTCTAACGAGGGCTAGCTGTCCGTCATAACCCCAGCCATGGTTTCATCACCGCAACCTGACGCTGACGGACATTGGTGGGGCTTCTGATAGCAGCATTGATAAGGCTGTACCTCACGGAGTTTCTGAAAGAAGGTATCATCCCATCATGAAGTCACACTAACTATCAGCAAATTCTAGCTAGTAACTAACCAGGGATGcctcccttttttttcgCGATGCTTACATGCAGCAACCGCATGTACATGGCGATCTTACCATGCCTGGCCTTTCAAGGGGGGTACGGACACCTTATAAGAGCCCTCGCTCTCCCTCGTTCCTGGTGAAAATAGTACTTCTTCAGCATCTTGCTATTGGGACACCAAAGAATTCAAGTTTACCAGTCCAACACTATAATGGGCCAGCTTAGCGCCGCTACTGTGAGCTCGGGGTTGAGGTCACACGACAAATGGTTTCGCCATAACGTCTCAGACAGGTATTGGTGGCACGTCAGGGCCACGCCAAATTCCACGTTCTGTGCCTACTGAGCTGTCGTATGTGTTGGCTAACTAGCAAAAGGTCCAGGAAAATTGGTTCCCATCTCATGCTGCTACTCACCAAAGCGGGATACACCCTCGATGCTCAAGCTGAGGCATTGTCTTTTCTCTACCACACCGTCGCCCCTCGCCTTGGCCCAAAACCAACATCGCCAATCCCAGAGTGGCAAAGCTTTATGACTGACGACTTCACCCCAATCGAGTACAGTTGGAAGTGGGGACGAGGAGACAACCCGCCAGAGATCCGATACAGCATCGAGGCTATCCCACCTATTACAAACAACCCATCTGACCCTTTAAATCAAGCAGCGACCTACGCCCTCCTATCACAGCTCCAGTCAACGACACCCGAGCTCGACGTCTCTCTGTTCCACCATTTTGTCA is from Podospora pseudopauciseta strain CBS 411.78 chromosome 5 map unlocalized CBS411.78m_5.2, whole genome shotgun sequence and encodes:
- a CDS encoding uncharacterized protein (antiSMASH:Cluster_1) is translated as MGHWSPTSPTKKFVESAKVAFDYFYSIFFQRDPKTVTYSGLCYEVWNAFARPCDSKTFVRELRSAGFSFECRTQTRDENSPICEEYKMYYDHRKEI